The following are encoded in a window of Novosphingobium sp. ZN18A2 genomic DNA:
- a CDS encoding adenylate kinase, translating to MNIILLGPPGAGKGTQAQRLVERFGMKQLSTGDMLRAAVKAGTPVGLKAKAVMDAGELVSDEIVSALIGDELDAMPEGQGAIFDGYPRTAAQAASLDEILASRGKALDHVIELDVDEDALVERITGRFTCASCGKGYHDKFERPSVEGTCDKCGGHEFKRRPDDNEETVRTRMAEYRAKTAPILPIYEARGIVARVDGMADMDAVTASIEKVLQG from the coding sequence GTGAACATTATCCTTCTGGGCCCCCCGGGGGCAGGCAAGGGGACCCAGGCGCAACGGCTTGTCGAGCGGTTTGGCATGAAGCAGCTTTCGACCGGCGACATGCTGCGCGCGGCTGTGAAGGCGGGAACCCCGGTCGGGCTGAAGGCCAAGGCCGTGATGGACGCGGGCGAGCTTGTTTCCGACGAGATCGTTTCGGCGCTGATCGGTGACGAACTGGACGCGATGCCGGAAGGGCAGGGCGCGATTTTCGACGGCTATCCCCGCACCGCCGCACAGGCGGCCTCGCTCGACGAGATTCTCGCCAGCCGGGGCAAGGCGCTGGATCATGTGATCGAACTGGACGTCGACGAAGACGCGCTGGTTGAGCGCATTACGGGCCGCTTCACCTGCGCATCGTGCGGCAAGGGCTATCACGACAAATTCGAACGGCCCAGCGTCGAAGGAACCTGCGACAAGTGCGGAGGGCACGAATTCAAGCGCCGTCCCGACGATAACGAGGAAACGGTGCGCACGCGCATGGCCGAATACCGTGCGAAGACCGCACCGATCCTGCCGATCTACGAAGCGCGCGGAATCGTTGCCCGGGTTGACGGCATGGCCGACATGGACGCGGTGACGGCCTCTATCGAAAAGGTCCTGCAAGGCTGA
- a CDS encoding SRPBCC family protein, protein MALRKWLAGIALLSTFGPMPALAEVIGRADNGFTVRAIREVSASPEEAWKAIVHPAGWWLDEHTFSGKAANLTLNPVAGGCFCETLPVPKDVPAGQKPGGVEHMRVIYANPGHALRLTGALGPLQSEAVAGTLTITLKREGKATRILWEYVVGGYMRYPIERIAPAVDKVITAQLSSLALKLGPATTFDLAPGKDKAEGPQGDAADAQMPGPEAGEAPGDSPHKQANDAVDSALSPQTD, encoded by the coding sequence ATGGCGTTGCGCAAATGGCTGGCCGGGATTGCCCTGCTCTCGACGTTCGGACCGATGCCCGCCCTGGCGGAAGTGATCGGCCGGGCGGACAACGGCTTCACCGTGCGCGCGATCCGCGAAGTCTCAGCGTCGCCTGAAGAAGCGTGGAAGGCGATTGTTCATCCCGCTGGCTGGTGGCTTGATGAGCACACCTTTTCCGGCAAGGCAGCGAACCTGACGCTCAACCCCGTGGCGGGCGGCTGCTTTTGCGAAACGCTTCCCGTGCCCAAGGATGTCCCGGCGGGACAAAAGCCGGGCGGCGTTGAGCATATGCGCGTGATCTACGCCAATCCAGGGCACGCCTTGCGGCTGACGGGCGCGCTCGGGCCGCTCCAGTCCGAAGCGGTGGCCGGGACGCTGACGATCACGCTCAAGCGCGAAGGAAAGGCCACGCGTATCCTTTGGGAATACGTGGTGGGCGGATACATGCGCTATCCGATCGAACGGATTGCACCGGCGGTCGACAAGGTGATCACGGCGCAGCTTTCCAGCCTTGCGCTCAAGCTTGGCCCGGCGACCACGTTCGATCTTGCGCCGGGGAAGGACAAGGCGGAAGGTCCGCAAGGCGATGCCGCCGATGCACAAATGCCCGGCCCGGAGGCCGGCGAAGCACCCGGGGATTCGCCGCACAAGCAGGCGAACGACGCGGTCGACAGCGCGCTGTCTCCCCAAACCGATTGA